DNA from Bacteroidota bacterium:
TTCCCATATTCGTTTAAAAATCCACCGGCTGAATTTTGGTTTGTCCCTTTGGAAGCGTTCAACAATTCAGTCAACGATACATTGAAATATTTCATCTTAACCGGATTTGCGAGTATCTGATATTGTTTGTAATCGCCGCCGGTCACGTTCACATTTGCTACACCCGCAATCGAAAGCAAGCGCGGCTTTATTTGCCAATCGCTGATCACACGTAAATCCATCGGGCTAACGCTATCGGAACTTACAGCGACTGTCATAATCTCGCCCATAATCGACGACTGAGGTGCAAGCATCGGTGTGCTGACTCCTTCGGGAAGTTTTCCTGTAACTGATGCGATTTTTTCGTTTACAATCTGCCGTGCTAAAAATACATCCATCCCCCATTCGAACTCAACCCACACTACCGAAAATCCGGCGGACGATGACGATCTGACACGCCGAACATTAGTAGCACCGTTCACGGCAGTCTCGATTTGAAATGTTACCAAGCGTTCTACTTCTTCAGGCGCCATTCCATGACATTCGGTTAGCACCACAACAGTAGGCGAGGTTAAGTCGGGCAGAACATCTATTTCCATTTTTACGGCAATGTACGACCCGGATATCAGTACTAATACTGCTAATACAACAATCAACAAGCGATTGTTTAATGCGAATTTAATTATCGTGTTCATAGTTATCCGTTTCTTAGTGTGTATGACCGTGTAATGGCAAACTTCCGGCAAGTGAAGCTAAGCGGATTTGATGAGCGCCCTTCGTTACCACCCGTTCGCCTTTTGCAAGTCCATCTTCTATCTGATAAAATATTCCGTCAGTCCCACCGATTTTTACCTCTCGCTTGGTAAAACTTTCCCCCGAAATCTGGAGATATAGAAAAAATATTCCTTGTTCTTCTAATAGTGCTGATTTGGGAACCATCAGCGCTTTCTGCTGTTGATTTATTTTTAGAAATACTTCGACAAACGTGCCTTCGAGAATTTCACCGTTGTTCTCAAATTCAAAATAAACGTGTGTGAAAAAATCGTTTTCATCGACTTTATGACTTGTTGATATTAGTTTTCCCTTCATATCGTCTAAAGTATAAACTTTTTCGCTGTAGGGTGTTTTAAAATTGCACGAGAATACTTTCTTTAATTTCGGATACATATTTGCGAGCATTTCAGCTTTCAGCGCCATTTTACGGCTACTGCCAACTATTGCGATGATTTGCCCTGCTTCAACATACTTCCCCTCCTGAACGAAGACCTCTTTAACGAATCCGCTTTGTGGCATCGTAATTTTGATGCCATCATCGGAATAATTGTTTGCAAAAGAATAATAACTTACTGAATCGTTGAGGTAATCCGTTTTTATTTCAATAAATTCTTTTTCAGATATTGCTTTGGTAACGATTAATATTTCAGCCCGTTGGTAAGCGGCTCTACTTTTTGCAAATTGATTTTTAAGTTCGTTGAAACGAGATGTAACACTGCCTTCAGCCAAACCTTCACCCGAAATATTGCAAAGTGTAGTCCCTGCTAAAATATTTTTCCCTTGGATAAGATTATTTCCATTTAGAGTTATTATTCCATTCGATTTAGCAGTTATTATTGCCTCGCTTCCTGCGGCTGGGAGTATTTTGCCTGAAGTCTTTATAACTTCAAAAAAAGAGACTTCCTCTACAATCTTTGTTTCAAAATCAATATTCCACGCCTGTTCTTTAAGAAACGTAATTTCACCTTGTGGTTGGTCGGAAGGATGTTGATTTTTTGCGGTGGTCTCATCTGCGAAAACCATGATACTATCGATGGTAAAGACATCGGTAACGTTTTTAGTTTCGATAGTAAAAATTAACTGGTGCAAACCGCTGTGTTTGGGTGTTAATGCGATGTTGAAGATTCCGGGTCTCGCGGGCGTATTAGCAGTTTGGCTAATTGTTAGATCGCTGTTGATTAATTCGAGTTTTAATTTGCCTTCAATTATCGGTTTGTAATTTTGCAGATTGTTAAAATGCGACAAAAAATTACTTTCGTTCCCGACAACCAATGGGGTGAACTCCACAAACAGTTCGCTGTGAATACCGAACATCGTAAACGAAACAGTTTCGATACTTATTTCATCATTCTGTTTATAATCTTGTTTACAACCAACCAAAAAAATAAAAATAATGATAATGCCAACGTAAAATTTAGTTTTCATAAAAATATTTATCCTAATTATTTAAAAAAATGAATAGCACATTTAAACTGCAATGAGTTTAAAGCTTCTTAGAAGAATGTATTTGTTAAAACGAAATCAGGATAACTCAGGCGGGGCTCGTAAATGCAGCGACGATGCGAAGAATTTAGAGATGTAACTATTATCGTGAGGTTTTAGATAATAGTTTAAAAATTGTAAACTAAAATTAGAACAATAAAAAGATTGAGGAATAAAATATTGGTTCGAGGTTACTTTTAAATATGGTTGATGTGTATGAAGTTGGTTTGATTTATGATCTCCATTACAAGAATGAAAAGCTGCACCTACTTCACACTTATTTTGATTATTCTGAAGAGTGTCATTGTCGTGTTGATGATAATGTGGGACGAAAACATGGATAATCGTCCAAAAATAGGCGGCAAGTAGCCATAAGTGAATATTTTTCTTTTGAAAAATCATCAACCTGTAAAACTTATGTGTAAAATAATAATCAACATAAATATGAAACCTCTATCAAGAGGGTTGTTTAATATAAGCAACCCTCTGCAGGATTCAAAACAGGTTTTTATTCAA
Protein-coding regions in this window:
- a CDS encoding efflux RND transporter periplasmic adaptor subunit, producing MKTKFYVGIIIIFIFLVGCKQDYKQNDEISIETVSFTMFGIHSELFVEFTPLVVGNESNFLSHFNNLQNYKPIIEGKLKLELINSDLTISQTANTPARPGIFNIALTPKHSGLHQLIFTIETKNVTDVFTIDSIMVFADETTAKNQHPSDQPQGEITFLKEQAWNIDFETKIVEEVSFFEVIKTSGKILPAAGSEAIITAKSNGIITLNGNNLIQGKNILAGTTLCNISGEGLAEGSVTSRFNELKNQFAKSRAAYQRAEILIVTKAISEKEFIEIKTDYLNDSVSYYSFANNYSDDGIKITMPQSGFVKEVFVQEGKYVEAGQIIAIVGSSRKMALKAEMLANMYPKLKKVFSCNFKTPYSEKVYTLDDMKGKLISTSHKVDENDFFTHVYFEFENNGEILEGTFVEVFLKINQQQKALMVPKSALLEEQGIFFLYLQISGESFTKREVKIGGTDGIFYQIEDGLAKGERVVTKGAHQIRLASLAGSLPLHGHTH